The Biomphalaria glabrata chromosome 17, xgBioGlab47.1, whole genome shotgun sequence genome segment AATAAATCTCTTAGATGTCAACGTGAAGGTTTCTCAAATGACACTGCCAACATAGATGTATTTGTTCCACCAACTTTCAATCCTTTGTTTGGTTTGGGTGAAGGAATTGGTATCAATCATATAAATGTCATTCCAGGAGATGCTAAGCTTTCTATCACGTGTCAAGTTAACGGCGGGGTTCCTTTGGTCAATAACATCAGTGTCGTCtgctttttatttaatgaaaccAGATTCCTTACAGCACAcaatttttctaattttctttatttcacaATTCATGAGAATTTATCTCCGCTTGGATCCTACTGTATTTGTTCAGCTCAAGATGTTTCTGGCTGCTATACCAGAAATGCTTTGCTTAGAATATCTGTCGATTCTTTCAATGAGAATGTTGTTCAGTTAGGCGACAAGTCTAACACCACGTATTTTATCTACATAGCAGCAGCATTGGTTTCAATCAGCCTCGTTTCCGTCGTCATTGCAATGTCTGCATTTTTCTGGCGCCATCGAAACGATATCGATAATCATTACTCTTATATTGTAGAAAAATCTGGTAACACTTTGggattttcaaaaaatgttttggcaAGTGCAACAACAGATCAATACAAGAATCGTTATGCCCCTTCAGTTCCACCTAGATTGATATTGAAAGCCAGCAGTGGAGCAAAGATTCACACTGCAGATTTGAAATACACTTCGGAAGAAAATTCCTCGGGAATACAAACAGAAAAAGATGAAAGTCACCTAAATGATAGCGAGACTATCACAAGCGATCACGAAGGTTTATCAAGATCAGAGGAGAAAAACGTAAATACGGCTGAGGAGAAACTCCCACGTTTGGATGTGGTTCAAACCCTTCTAAATGAAAAGCTTCCACCATTCAAATATGTTTCTTATTACGAGAAGCACCTCAGTTCATCGCCTAAAGCACTACATAAACTGACATCCGGATGTGGAGAAAAATTAAGCTCTAAAGACTCAGAGACAAGTTTGTCTGATGAATGTATGACTGTCTCACAGCTGCAAAGAATGAGAGAAACACAAAGATTACTCAAGGCTGAGCAGAAAGAGAGTGTCAAAAAACGTGAAAAATATTACTTGAGTTCGTCAGATCAAAGCTTAGCACAATCTTTAAGCTACACAAAACTACAACGTATAAAAGACTACATTAATGAACAGGACCCGCATACGTCGCAGAAACAAAAGAGCAAAAGAGCTCCATCAATTGGGACTTTGCGTTTTAATTCATCCTCTTGTTTCCTACCTGTGGAGCCTACGTTAAGGTTTTCTTCTTGGGAGGTGAAAATATCCGATCAAACTTTCGATAAGGGAAGTTACTCTGAGAATGTACTCTCCAAAAGTAAACCTGAACATAAAGAACGAAAGACAGATCTATTCGATGTTGAAAAAGAGGAGCAAAATACAAGAAGTCTAGCAGACACATGTAAGCCTCACTTAAAAGAGATTACTTGTCAAGCTTCAGAAAATGGAAAGACTGgcgttgaagatatatttggtTTTACATATAGTGACACTGTTAAAACAATGTTTAGTGAAGACAATAACCCTGTCAGAGCTGAAGGCGATTTTATCGTCACTACCCTAA includes the following:
- the LOC106065963 gene encoding uncharacterized protein LOC106065963, which encodes MTLYLIFLTLSTLLKEIDTSTLRHCPVANVGESYELHCSGRTSNEGRFIVWNQENIENRTKEEFGRCYLNSTCSTQNTCRYHVNLTLQYSLKLFYTFDSVLTISNVTEDDRDTVMSCGVVYETWPLSEPEILMACRLPVFDLTPLPSCRAKLFMPDVSIVCDFQRVYPKVTCLLGYESNVFQPEVPVDYVKAPTPACPGYYDISCRGFLTFKDRYQTTYYVRMLYTYELDIKEGGNITQSRVQEVTLKWSPQIVINSPHCISICPPNTSKNVTVYCSATSSSQNVKLNLFVDNVKVIPQKPPTHLDGVLYITMQEYTLEVDTRIQNKSLRCQREGFSNDTANIDVFVPPTFNPLFGLGEGIGINHINVIPGDAKLSITCQVNGGVPLVNNISVVCFLFNETRFLTAHNFSNFLYFTIHENLSPLGSYCICSAQDVSGCYTRNALLRISVDSFNENVVQLGDKSNTTYFIYIAAALVSISLVSVVIAMSAFFWRHRNDIDNHYSYIVEKSGNTLGFSKNVLASATTDQYKNRYAPSVPPRLILKASSGAKIHTADLKYTSEENSSGIQTEKDESHLNDSETITSDHEGLSRSEEKNVNTAEEKLPRLDVVQTLLNEKLPPFKYVSYYEKHLSSSPKALHKLTSGCGEKLSSKDSETSLSDECMTVSQLQRMRETQRLLKAEQKESVKKREKYYLSSSDQSLAQSLSYTKLQRIKDYINEQDPHTSQKQKSKRAPSIGTLRFNSSSCFLPVEPTLRFSSWEVKISDQTFDKGSYSENVLSKSKPEHKERKTDLFDVEKEEQNTRSLADTCKPHLKEITCQASENGKTGVEDIFGFTYSDTVKTMFSEDNNPVRAEGDFIVTTLMKSKMPGESYYRVLKETQSDELRLENRDSLGLYKGLSDKELGGEIKDNYVIALMKTINPSEDSL